From Haloarcula rubripromontorii:
TCGTTGAGCACGGGACACTATACTCAGCCGTATAGATGTATTACTTCAGTCTGACACTAAAATCTGACTCGTATTGAACGGCACACCACCGATTGCGATCAATGACATACTGAAACTGTGATTTTGACTGTTACGACTGTAATCTGAGTTATTTTGGTTATCCGGTTTGTCAGGAGCGGGGTTCATTAACCAAGATCCATTTCTGAGGATGCTACCGACTGATCTGTATGGTATACAAAGTCGATGAATACTCTGACCTGAACGCCTCAGATTCTGTTTATGGGGGTTTTGTTTGAGAGACAGATCAATGTGGTTTATTATAATACAGGGTGACAGTTTGACTATATTTTGGTCTATCAGTTCACTTTATTCAAGGTCGAGAATCGATAATAAGTCGATATATACTGATTCAATAGTGCACGTAACGGATTCAGGTTCGGAACGCCACAAGAGTATCAAACGTATACTAATACACCCGTCAGGGGTACAGTGCAACGATTCGATGTTGATGAGTAGCGATAGGCGAGCGGACACGGGACCGTCGTCAGAATGGAGGGAGGAACATCTGAGAGTGGGCCAAACGATGGACACACTTCACGACGATGACGACTGACTGCGTCATCGTCTCTCAGCGGTATCCCCCTGAAAAGGGCGGCAATGCATCCAGAATTCACGACACAGCCGTCAATCTCGGTGACGGCTTCGACGTGACCGTTCTGGCGCCGTCCAGCTGTTACCCACCGGGAAACTTCGAACGGACTTGGAAGCGAAAACAGACAGACCGCGATAAGGGTGTGGTCGTCCACCGTCTGTGGACGTGGCAGCCACAGAGAGAGAACCCCTCTCTGCTTCGTCGACTTCCATACTACCTGATATTCGCACTGCATGCGGCTCTCTGGCTAGTCTTGAATTTCCGGCAGTACGACGTTGTCATGACATCTACGCCACCAATCACCACTGGGTTCCCCGGACTCGTGGCTGCTGCCATTGGAACTCCCTGGGTGATCGATGTCCGCGACCTGTGGATTGAGAACTCAATCGCCCTCGGATACATTTCAGCAGACAGTCCCCTGGTAACAGCCGGTCGTACGTTCCAGCGCCTTGCGCTGCACTCCGCCGACCGCATTACGGTAACGACTGAGACCCTTGGGGATGCAGTCGCTGACACGTACGGGAGCGAGCTCAGGGACCGGGTTCAAGTCATCCCGAACGGTGTTGACATCAACCGGTTTTCTTCGGTATCGACCCCTGAAAGCAGCGGTTCCCGAATTGTTTACACCGGGAATATCGGGAGTGCGCAGGCACTCGAACCGTGTATCCGGGCAATGCAACACGTTTCAAGCGACGATGCAGTGCTTCAGTTGGTTGGCGACGGGGACGAGGTGTCTCGGCTCAAAGATGTGACAGCCCGACTTGGGCTTGAAGACCGCGTAGAGTTTGTCGGACTGGTGGACCGTGATCGAATCCCGGAGATTCTTGATACTGCAACTATCGGATTGGCTCCAATCAAGGACAGTCCAGAGCTGGACTACGCGATACCCACGAAGCTCTACGAGTACATGGCGTGCTCGCTACCCGTCGTCGTCACCGGAAGAGGGGAAATCAAGCGGCTCGCAACGGACACAGACGCAGGGATTCACACAGAACCCACTCCAGAGAGCATTGGGGCAGCGATTGACAGTCTCCTCGAAAACCCCGACAAGCGAGTGGCGATGGGTCGAGACGGATACAGAGTCGTCTCCGAAGCGTATGATCGGCAGGCCATCGCGGGTCGACTTGGCGAGGTGTTTCGGACATTGAAGACAGATGAACGACTGGAATCGTACACGGCCCCAGACCCAGACCATGACTGAGCACCTGCAGGCGCTTCCCAAAGCGGTCAGGTTGTACGGACACACGCTCACACAGTTGGAGCCTGCTCAGGTACTCGGGATGGTTGAGCGAACAACTCGTAACTCCGTGCTCACACGACTCCCGCTGGACTTCGACGCGAGATACGACGCAGCAATCCCTCAAACCCTCTCAGTAGCGACCAATCCGGTCAAAACGGATCTTCGCCTGCTTCGGACAGAACTTTCCGAGACGACCGTCGAGATGTTCCAGCAACGGAGCCGTCGGGCGGCCGACGGTAATCTGACGTTCCTCAACAAGACCATACAGCTACGGTCGCCAGACCAGCTTAACTGGTTTGACGACCGGTTCGACGACTATCCGTTGCTCTGGCCGCTGAAACTATACGCGTTCGAGCCGCTTCGATGGGCGTCGCTGGGGTTCAAAGACCCACAGTCGGCCCCGGATAGGGTTGTCGAGGTGTTCGACCAGTGGATACGGGACTGGACCGATAGTATCGAGATCGGCCAGCCGGGGTACCTCCGAGACGTGTGGACGCCGTGGGCAGTGTCACTCCGCATTCAAACACTCACACGATACCTCGCGTGGCGAACTGGAGGTCCCCGGAAAGACGTTCCAGAGAGACTCACTGAGGCCCTTACCAAAGAGATATATCGGAATTCGCTCTTCCTTGCAAACCATATCGAAGGCGATGTCGGGGGGAATCACCTCGTCGAGAACGGGCTCGCACTGCTCATGGGCGGACTCACTTTCCCAGATGCTGATACGTCCTGGGTTTCAGATGGGATCTCTGTACTTGGCCGTACAGGGGCTGAGCAGTTCCTTTCTGACGGTGGCCACTATGAGCGCTCGCCGATGTATCATGCAATCGTGACAACGAGGTTCGTGACAGCGTGCGCCGTACTGGCAGCCAGTAATCGCTCACTCCCAAACTGGCTGACAGCGATGACGAGGCAGGCCGTAGCGTATCTGCGGTACCTCTGTCCCCCAGACGAACGGCTTCCGCTCTGTAACGACGCCGTGTTCGGTCAGGCGCTTCCGCTTGGCGACTGTTTGGGGTACGCTACTGCCGCCGGATTTGGGTTGGGTGACCGTCCCGCCCCGGCTCACAATCCAGCGAGCGGGGAGACAG
This genomic window contains:
- a CDS encoding glycosyltransferase family 4 protein yields the protein MTTDCVIVSQRYPPEKGGNASRIHDTAVNLGDGFDVTVLAPSSCYPPGNFERTWKRKQTDRDKGVVVHRLWTWQPQRENPSLLRRLPYYLIFALHAALWLVLNFRQYDVVMTSTPPITTGFPGLVAAAIGTPWVIDVRDLWIENSIALGYISADSPLVTAGRTFQRLALHSADRITVTTETLGDAVADTYGSELRDRVQVIPNGVDINRFSSVSTPESSGSRIVYTGNIGSAQALEPCIRAMQHVSSDDAVLQLVGDGDEVSRLKDVTARLGLEDRVEFVGLVDRDRIPEILDTATIGLAPIKDSPELDYAIPTKLYEYMACSLPVVVTGRGEIKRLATDTDAGIHTEPTPESIGAAIDSLLENPDKRVAMGRDGYRVVSEAYDRQAIAGRLGEVFRTLKTDERLESYTAPDPDHD
- a CDS encoding heparinase II/III family protein, with product MNDWNRTRPQTQTMTEHLQALPKAVRLYGHTLTQLEPAQVLGMVERTTRNSVLTRLPLDFDARYDAAIPQTLSVATNPVKTDLRLLRTELSETTVEMFQQRSRRAADGNLTFLNKTIQLRSPDQLNWFDDRFDDYPLLWPLKLYAFEPLRWASLGFKDPQSAPDRVVEVFDQWIRDWTDSIEIGQPGYLRDVWTPWAVSLRIQTLTRYLAWRTGGPRKDVPERLTEALTKEIYRNSLFLANHIEGDVGGNHLVENGLALLMGGLTFPDADTSWVSDGISVLGRTGAEQFLSDGGHYERSPMYHAIVTTRFVTACAVLAASNRSLPNWLTAMTRQAVAYLRYLCPPDERLPLCNDAVFGQALPLGDCLGYATAAGFGLGDRPAPAHNPASGETGYYWLDTDHGRLLVDGGPVGPSHLPGHSHNDMLSILLWVGGQRVLTDTGVYDYASNDRRQYVRGVAGHNTVQVGTTEPIEIGGKYLMGARTEPTVQYERTDPAAFGGHYVTNPHSPASYQHTRKIVAADDWWLVRDTLRGPDTETEPCISRLHFHPDIAVTINESGTIRASHQTVADDDPPLLNVHPLGTNDVRTTTTEYFAEFGVAQERQTVELRVGPKSGTTALGYLLAPSGSDGNRYDSSIESEE